One Salvia splendens isolate huo1 chromosome 1, SspV2, whole genome shotgun sequence genomic window, TGTAGGTTTTGGGTTCATCTTCAGTATGTGCTTCCTAGCATTGACATTTTCTTCATATCATCCTAAttgatcttttttttaatagaatCGGTACAATGAAAGAAGAAAACGTCAAGCTTTTCTATAAAAGATGATGCAACCAATTTGACCCTCTACCTAACAATTACCAACTGCTCGGAGCTGCATCTATAGATAGGTTAAACAAAATCTATTACTACTAATTAATTAGGTTGATTTCGGTGTAACCTATTGCAGTCTACAAATCTTAAATAAATGTATGGGCAAATCGCAAATAGAACTAAATCTGTTCAGTAAAATCAAGAAATTGATAGTTGATGAATTTGTAAAAAGAAAAGCAGTAGTAGTCTCTTTAACCTTATAAGTCAAGACATGGggcataaaataaattttttgtcTAAATCACATGTAATCAGTTGAAGAAATGCACCACCAGATGTAGACGAGGCCACTATAGTATACACGTGGGACATTTATACAGCACACAGACGTGAGAAAGTGTACTTAAGAGTTGAGATATGTCTTATTGGCAAAGTTTAAATAATACTTAAAAcattatattttctcttgaaTATTTACTTAACTTACATTTCCTGCATCTAAAAAGAATATGGCCTATTTACTTCACAAAGTTAGTGAAAACTTGCTTCTCTCTGTGTGCTCTCCTTCATTCTCTTAGTTTatcgatcccacaaagatgacgttagggaagtaaggatcgatcccacagagatgatgtgtttgacatttgttgttggacACGGAATTGGAATGGTTGCGGCCACGCTTTCTAGGAGTGGATTAAGttaactacttgacttgagagaTTAAACTAACTAAATTGATCAACTTACTAGACGAAACTaaaactacttgatcaactcaactaAACTTTCCCGAAACGGGCAAACAGAATAAACGGGGGACTGTCAGTCCCCTGTAAAGTGtacaataaagtaaaaactttttaacaacttcatcttcttcaccgaATCAACATAAAAAACAGAGTAAAAAGCAGATCTGAAAAGCTACGAAAGACGAAACATCATAACAacttgtaaatttaattctacTCCTAAAATCTAAACTACGATTACGTGAGCAAGAAACtaacccataatcatgcagaaataaAACATCAACTACTAGATCTAATCTTCCTGGACCGATTACTCATGATTTCCTTTACAACGAGACAGAAACTTGAACAGAAAACTCAGATCTAACTAAATCAAAATGAAACAAGACATTTTGAGCCAAGACATGCGACATCAAACGAAAATCAAAACAGATCAGAAAATTCATGCATGGAAACAGAACATTTCAACTGAACCGAAATCATAACTTCAAATCTACTGAATCAAAACATCAAAGAGTCGACAACATCAAAAGTaaattgaaaacaaacaacgaaagcatgaaattgtttcatcgcttctTCTCGAAGCGAAATAACAGAACCGAAAGATAAAAGTGCATAAAACCAACACCAAACTaccactaaactaaactaaaacaggaccaagtgtgtgtgcgATGGAAAACAGGAAGATGAAGTGTTGAGAGCTCCCAATTCCAgctctagaagagagctgaaaactAATGAGTGTCACCGTTCAAAGCTGCCTCTTTCCTCCTTCTCTAtgtccatttataggaaggcgtgaggtcttgatcccTAGGACATTTATTCTCTGAAAAGTCTGCTTTACCCTTTGCCCTTGAGGATCTTTCTTGTGCGACACATCAGTCTTCTCATTAGGTGCTCCCGCTGCATGTCATTTGCTCCAACTTGATCCATTAGCGCAACAATTCTGACTCCTTCTCATGATCCATTTGTCCGCCCAGTTAATCAACTCATTTTCTGAATATAGCAGATTTTTACACATACTTGGCTCAAAACTGGACGTTAGTTACAAAATTTGATGCAGTTTTACCACAAAACACATGCATTGAAACGAGCTCATCAGTTagctatatattttttttcagttAAGTGAAATTATGGCCAATGGCTATATTATTATTTGGTCCAAATTAAGTATTTATCCAagtatatttcaatttaatGTACTGACATCAGCATGGCTCAGGGTTATCAGATCTTAAATATGAGagagtaaattaaaattttcaacttAAAATAATGGAACACAACAAATTATTTGATCTTATACGCATGGAAGTTAGCGCCACCAATCAATTTTTTGAtcaattatttaatgtattaacaatattttttatattagcTCTAATTGCTATATAGAGAAAGCTTTTGATTCAGTTTATTGATATTCAGCTCCATCGATCACAACTTAATTGAGTTGTACTTTTGAAAAAACGTTCGAACACagtcattattttttttaactaaaaacaaaatattttaattacttttattttatcttatcattttttcttcctttctattctattttatgtttatttaatccatttaatacaatttcttaatcttttgtGCCTAAAAGTTTTGCCCGAACTTAGCTGGGACAAAGGAAAGTAGTAATTGTTAGGTATCAGAATAAGGAAATTTAGGATGATAATTTCCTAGTCGAGCTAGGTTGTTCATTTGGTGTGTCTCGTATTGAGAAAATATTCAGTGGACCTTCCACACCAAGTTGCCATTATGAAGTGGTGTACTCAACCATTTATTTTTTgacaaatgaaaaaataaatagctCACATCCAACTAGACATGCCAACTAATAGAGTTATTTTTAGAAGATATTCATTAAACCACTTTTATGGAGTAGAAGATATGCATTAAATCACTTTTATAGAATAAtgcataatttttaatattgaaattatcaatttttttttacctcCTATGTATACACTACatacttatatatataatacaataataatattttatatatattcatcATCTTTTGACAACAATAAAAACTAAGTACGATCACGGAGTACAACACTTTGttagtataatttaaattttatgattataattttctttttcttatatatttatatacataaaaatatatatgtaagTGAAAATGCACACAAATAAAAAGCATgatcataatttaatatttctatttttagtgcTTTAAAGAGTTATATGTACTTAGTAACTCAATATgagtaaaaattaaattataattatttaagtgcgtaaatatatttatatataggaggaaaaatattactagcaatttttatattttaagatTATACAATATTCAATAAAAGTGGtttaataattttctttaagattttaatgcattaaataggTTATATATTTACTTAGTAGcttaatatgaaaataaaaaataaattttaactaTATAAGTGTgccaatatatttatatatgaagaaaatattgacaattttcatattttaagaaTTAAGATTATGCAATATTATGTAAAAGTGATCTAGTAAATATCTTCTAAAAATACTTTTACTAGTTGGCATGTCTAGTCATTTATGTTTCCGTTTGTCAAAAATTAAATGGTTGAGTACACCACCTCATAATGACACTTTGGCGTGGAAGGTCTACTGAATATTTTCTCGTATTGGAGAGGAACTCTTAGTCAAAATGGAGATCAAGTCTATTAAAAATCGCAATCTTGTTGTGCCGGTAGAGGAGGACTCAATGCAACTTGATTTTATATGTTACTTTCCCTTAATTAGTTGATTCTTTTTCacattcataattaaatatacaataattttttacaaattaatatttattttttaaaaaaataattaaatttatttgttaagTTAatcaaatatattataaaaataaaagcaaGAGTATAACGTTGAGGAtcaatttaacaaaaaaatatggtGTATGTTTAGGACTCAAAAAAATATGGtgtatgtttaggaccaattcAATTGAATAATCATGTCAAATTAGTTAAttgttaaaatttaataaagccTTCATTTTTTCGCTTAAAATGgattaatttgtaatatttaagacgataatattttaaactaaaatacaAAACGATTGTACATTTAGTAACAAAAATAGACTATAGTCGTCAATAATTAACCCACACCAAGAAGCAAAACAAGAAATTACACATTTATGATCCTGCCCATTTAAGATCCAAGATTGATTGAATATATCCTTGGATGGGTAAATGGAGTGCATTAATGATCCGACCCATTTATTCAATGTTTTGTCAGTTGTCACAAAACATACACCAAATTCACCGGGCATAAATTTTTTGGTGATCTTACTGTACACAATAGTATATTGTTGTTACAAGTAAAAAAATATCTTCTAAAGTCAACTTTTAGTAATTAGTATGCCGTTTATGTACCAAAAActgaaacaaaatcaaaagtAACAAAGAGATGATGAGAAACGTTCTCAAGctcatccacatccatgctcttgcaaAAGAGCATAGATGTGGCCCGTAcctacttttattaattttttactccctactCTTTCCCAACATCACAAAATTCACATTCATGCACTTCCGCAAGAACATGCTTAAGGATTCCactattccattatttaatttaaatgcttcaattactaaaaacatttctacaatataaaaatacattaaaatataaaaattacattattaaaatccaaaaaaatataaaaatacataattaaaatcctacaaattaaacattacataattaaaggctaacccccgtggaagactagtcCTCTGGCCATATCCCCAATGTTtttcggagaccccgtatcattgccaaatgtgaatcaagttgctcggtaGTCATCCGaaacctatcggccaaattgagttgagccaaaagggtccacaacgagttggtgggggtttGAGGTGGCATAAAGGGAGCGGGAGCCGGGACGGATGGAGTCGCagcgcgacgacggttggccgtcgccttcttccttccttgcggccggtaagctggctagccacctcatcctcgccggcgtcggatagggataccgacctcgaccgtttgctggaggagctggagaaGGATGATACGTCTCCCTTATACTTCAGATGTATATGCACCTCCTGTCAAGCGCTTAGGTACTTGAACAGTTTGtaatgttgggattggtaggttgccaacgcggcactgatgatgtcgagctcgctcctgccgctccccgccgactgatcttcctggaggtaatacccctggcaCTTTAGATGAGAGAATTCGTGGTTCCAACTGCGGGAGTCGGAAGGGTGATCgacggagccggacattttttttgtaagagtgaaagattgagaattgatgagagaatttagatgagaattgtgtagtgtggtgagaatttttttgtgtggaagtggaggtatttatagatgaaaatgtgaattttggaggaaaaaaattgaaaaataaattaagtgGGGAGAAAaaggatataatttattgggaagtggagaaatattttttatttaaaaacgattttttaaattaaatttgaattttaaaaaaaatttgaaatgcCAACTgcaatgccgttggccaatcccgTCGCGCCACATATAGTgagcagcgtcgtgccagcgACAAGAGCGCAGCAGTAGACAGCGCGttgccgtgccagcggcactgACGGCGTCCGTCCCAGCAATCAACACTGCGGATACTCTTACATATAGCTTTTGCAGAAAAACAAACGAAAATAGTACAAGCAGCCGAGGAATATgcatttaaaacaaaaattgtACAACAAAATCTAGTCTCCAAAATTGTACAATAAATAATTCGCCTTATTCCAAACCAAAATTGGTCACCACATTCATCTGAGTTTAAATCAAATTCCCCTTTACTGAGAGCCTCATCAATGATTCTCCATGTTACTACTAATTTTCTCTTCTCtttataattaattacaattttaatttaactgATACGAAAGTAAAAATATTCCTGTACACCACAATCCCCAAAACCTCCACAAAATCCCCACTCCTCCGcccgccaccgccgccgacaATCGATTTGCCGGATCGTAATTCTCCGGTGACATCGCAATATCAGGCGGCGGAGCTCCACCGACACTAGGCTTGTAGATCTCGATCGGATCCCTCCCGAAAAATTCCCGCGGCAACAGCACTCTCGAAACCCCGAAAATTGCGATTGGGTTCTGATCGAAAACCGTCTGCGTCACCGACGCCTGCACGATTCCGGTGTCGATTCCAACGGATCCGTTAACCCGGGAGATGTTGAGTGTGAAGCTACCCGCCCCGTTCTGCTCCGTAGCGAGCGTGGGCTGGACCGGGTTCACGATCGACTCCAGCGATCCAAGCGGGTAGTAAGAGTGGAGCACGTGGAATCTGAGCACCGCCGCCTTCCGATCCGCCGGCAGCGACTGGAATTTGGCCGACGGCGGGAGGTCAGCGAAGGCCTCGTCGGTGGGGACGAACATCGTGATCCCGGCGCCGCCTTCGTCCGCCTCGAATTCCGAAATCACCCCCGACGCGGCGAGCATTGCCGCCGCGACGTTGAAATCGTGGCCGTTGATAAGCGTGGTGGTGATGTTGAGGCCGAGCGGGGCGCGCGTCTCCGAGGCTGCCAGATCAGGATCAGCGGGGATGAGGAGCGAATTGAGGGAGAGGATCGAGATGTTGTAAGGTAGGGTTTTGATTGGGGAGAGGAGGGTGGCGGTGGAGGCAGGGGAGTGGAATGTAATTGAGGCGGAGGAGTCGACGGTGATCTTGACGGAGCCTGAATTGGCAGCGGCGCGGCCGGTGGTTTGAAGGAGAGTGGCGACGAGCTTGCCGGCGGGAGGGATGCGGCGGATGTCGGGAAGGGAGAGGTATTCGAGGAGGACGTGGTAGCGGAGGACGTCGGCGATGTTGGGGGCGGAGGGGGAGTGGAGGAGGGAATTGGGGACGGCGAGGAGGGTGAGGGAGGAGCGGGAGGTGAGATCGGAGGCGATGCCGGTGGTGGAGAGGAGGGAATTGAAGGCGGAGAAGGAGGGATAGGAGGAGAGGAGGAGGGTGATGTTGAGGGAGGAAATGGGGGAGGGTAGGAGGAGGAAATAGAGGAGGGTTATAGGGGTAAAATTGGAAATGAAGATTGAGATAGCCATTTCTGTATTTTGCTGTGGAGTGAAGAAATAACTGGGTGGGTGGAGTAGAGGAGGTGATGATGAGTGAATGGGAAATGATAGATGGGCATAAGAGTGGGGTTATTACTTTATTATATGTTTATTGGTATTTATGTTTTTTGTGTGACAAATATGTTTTTGTCATCTTTGATTTGGAATAATGCCAGTACTTGATATCAAGATTCTTCTACCATTGTGCAATGCATTTATTTGAATGCCAATTTGGTTCGTATACTTACtaatttaattgttgttggAGATAAAGaattataaaatcataaaatggttTAAATAACTAGACGCTAGAGGCTTGGATGTGAAGGATCACACGAGACACAACACATCATTAGAGTTGGGAATATATTAGGCTTATTATAGAAAATAGAGTTAACTACACTAATGGTCCCTGATTTTGTCGAAAAATATACTAATAGTcccttaaaaaaatttatagccTATTTGGTCCCTAAAAattaggccatctgcaacgttgtctcttatccgtctcttaaccgtctcatctcttcactattcatgggctcaAATGTACTTTTCATTcgatctcttaactaagagacagcacctgcaaccctccatctcttaaccgtctcttaaccatcttatcccttaactattcattcaatttcattttttatttttatttccaacaaattcaattaataaaaacacacttcattaaataaaataaaataaaattacaacttaaaattctaaaaaaaatttaaaaacacataattaaaatcctaaaaaatatttaaaatacataatttaatttcttccgcgcactctactggttgccaaagtttgcccaaatgtgctccattagatcatcttggaggtAGGCGTGGGcagtagaatcacgtgtccttgcccgaatagacaaccgatcttgcatagacggatgcactccactgcgaggcgaactacttgcggtagagcttcctggggtttcagggtcgaaccaatttcccgcctaaggtccttcgtcggcgacaatcatgttgtgcaagattatacacgtatacatgatgtcgaccatattctccataaaccacgtacgagccggggctttgataatgttgaagcgagcttggagaaccccgaacgctctggtgaatacaaactttaagttttcagcaatgagaatcttatccattttatatttccagtctacataattttggccttcgagtttgatttctttaaggttcgcagacattattaagaattttggctgagaagaaataaaactatttatcacatactatgcttgatacataattgcaaacaaccacaaaacaatgtatgtatctcgcaactgtcaaaaccaaaataagtacgcctctagggaggtcatacaaattcggattccaacaatttcctggtcacaatacagacagatagtccagagaccactaaggtggcatggccgccaaatattgcctaagcatttaccataaatatttgcatctaggaatttcatttcagttttgatactccttcaagggaaggtcgtacgccactaacaaaattccatagctatcttataaatatgtttaaacacatgaacttgcaatttcacaggattatggctcccactagggtgggtcgcgataatattagaaactcgattctagtttaaacaattactattaagaagtctaatcttatgaacttgctatttcgtagtattattgctcccactaaggtgagtcgcgataatattagaaactgcttcatatatagaccaatttatggagaccatatacaacacactgttgtaattatcgcttagtcattttaaacatggtttttgcataattatcacataagcagaaagggcagataatccacttaaaccatattaacaccaaataaatagataaatctatttacttcatggtaattaatcacactggataattattgaaattatttaataaatctagggagatttaaataaataattaattccttatcttatccaaaatatgaatttcggatttgataaatttatcttggataatgaccatccaaattaatttaggatttatctagatagagttgaatctatctaaatcctttttgggattattctatattttataagaataaaatcaaatccttaaattcaagataagaatgatcttggattatcattatcaaaattgtactaggatatttcaggatagaaacaaatctatccaaatccataagataaaatccaatcactctaagatttaagaaaatcttaaattatttagaataagaaactagaatatatcatatctattaggatttattctagataaaattaactttatcaaaatccaattagattaggattatcttgtattatctttatccaaatttatctaggatattttctaaatagaaataaatctatttagatccataaaattaggataaactagaattaatattaattaattcaactaggatttaactagatagaactaaatctatcttaaatccaaaagataatacaatactggattaataATGATCTAAATCTACttagatatattctagatagatatgaatctatcaatatctataagatatagataaacttaattatctaaatcacAGGGATATtttcttaatagaattaaatctataaatatccacaagataaagataaacatggattttaatatccaaatctactaagatgtATTCtagatagaaataaatctatcaatatctacaagatacggataaacttaattaaaatttatcttagtctatctaggatttattcacatagaattaaatctatataaatgcataagacaaaataaaattaattattatccaaatatatctaggatttatctagatagaatcaaatctatccaaatccataaaataaggataaaatccaaacataattaattatttatctagtctatcttggatttatttacatagaattaaatcctgcaaaaatccataagacaaaataaaataaaattaattataattatcctaatttatctaggatttatctagatagaatttaatctatACAAATccataaatccataaaataaggataaaattcaactaatccataatttaattaaaattaaactttaGATAATCCACCTAAGATATATTCAATATTTATTCTAAAACTAATCTTGAATTTATCCAATCCAAAATTAGTTCCAAGGATTTAGGAAACTCTaactaattttgtatttttctccAAATTAGTTACTAGGATTTAGGAAACCCTAACTAAATTTGGAAATCGAAGTCACGGAACGAGGCGATGCGACGTCGCGCGGGTGGAACCCGCGCGAGCGTCACGCATAGGACGAACACCCTAATTTCGTCCATTCTTGGGGCTGCTCACGGAGGGACGCTGCTGCAGTCCGACATCGATGCTGCTGCGTCGTCACTGACGCTGCTGCTACATCGTCGTCGCTGCTCCCGCGTCGCCTCCGACACCCCGCTCGGTACCGCAGCGCCGTTGTCGTCACTGCTCCTGCACCGATTATGCCCTTGTCGGACTCCCACTGTTTcgcagccgctgctgctgcaCCGTCGAGACAGCCCACTCCACCGCACGCAGCCGTCGCTTCACAAGTCCGGGAATCTGCCAACGGGCTCCCACTCGAGCTGACGGTGCTGCTGCGTCGCCGTCTTAATAGCTGTTCCTGCGTGACGACGTCGCTGCTGCGTCGTCCTTGTCACCGCGATTCTTGATGAACTCCACGTCAAATTGAATGAAGAAACTCCAATTCACGTAAAGCCAATCATTATGAATTCTTGCGGCAATTGCCGCAATTCAAGATTTGAAATCAGTTgatttcaatttcaaatatCAAAGATGCCAATTCCATAAGATACGTAATGCATGAAAATAGCAATGAAGTAATCACAAATTGAAATCATGTAATCATTGCATATTCAAATTGATTTACTAAAACTTTGCAAATTTTCACATAATCATTCGATCAATTACATGAGAATGATTTCTTGCCATTCGATCaagcattcaagcaattcacataacatgaaattaatacacataatcagagccaaaaattggctctggtaccaattgttggggtttggtgccccttgcacagcggaaatcatgcattcacaaataaatcatacatatggatctatttgaccgattatgggattaattgattcacatgttaaacattgaattgcaCACAAGAACacacaaaaatcatgcttaaggaattaaaatcctaattcacgatattctacggtttaggattaccaatctgattctccaaagaatcgacgattgcttgcgccttctccacgtgatgatctttgTACTCAAagacgaatcttctaatctgtatcccgaactcagataatgacctttggatgggcaaagcttatcagaatcgaaaaggacttgattagaaaggagacagattatcagttttgtcaaaaaccaattttttcgtccactcccagaggggagcacgaaaattaactaTTAAATTGTCaataatctcctttctaatctccttttatatagagttatgatgggtcagattagggatccatgaaggttggacttgggccaaacctgttggacttttactaattaaattgagtcccaatttaatacaagtccaatagaatattattatcatccactatagtataataatattgactgcccgtccaatcccaaattacgagtaatccgggctttacctctttaacttattatttcccgtgtttaagatataaatatccattaattaatttaagtctgctatttaactttaattaattaatatctttttctaAGAGTtttctagttcaaaatctttatttattattctggaataaattccaaccggccaggtttctgaataataaaacctttttcgatcacctcttgaggatattatcaaactggactcacccagcacacgattcattgcaataacaatactagcacctctagacattgatcaccactacccaagataccaggattcttggattgcgaaaaatccacaccatttgataaatcaaagtagtgcataatcaatatcgtatgctcaatgttatgtcaacaatgattaagatataacaatcaccgagacctcgtctttcagtaaatagcaagaaagacttatctcaactgttagatccttcagtgctataccacaccagtgtcatttatttcctaaggtaaggaaacatgcggactgacactgcaacctttcacgataggtagccaaagcctatctgggttgtgaaattctatttctcttctacaaaggaccgactgcgtcaccttctgtgaacgtcgttcacgaccagtctactatgcagaagaattagacttatttgcttcttatacatttaaatgtttgagaaacatcttataaatgcataagcaaacaccaatgcgataaaattaattattctcgccttgggttaaaagtggattgtagagtttattgtatacaagcaattctatccgtgcaatatgctcgaaatatgtttttcagtataccaatcctaactgTGCCTGAGacggcatccaaatcgacccgcatactctcgagcattgagtgaagaaacctcttctccacgggtcagttgccgccctccattcagataagatcttgtgcatctgagcccgcgtttgttgaagcgcgaagaaggcgagctcggttggcgacgtgccaacaggggggatgccgactgaacctcctgggacccctgggcgacccccctcgctacccgttgcgcccgcctttgaccaactgggcaagtgcggcgagtaaacgatggaggggacgagaactcctgaacatcctcggggaggtcgtgggaaccgctgCTGCTCTCACTGTAATCATCGgcatagttcagtcgctgcttcttctgccagccagcatcgacacctgcccgaaacttctcggagtccatcagcacctcatagcagttccagtaggtgaactccttataaagcccgggcacgaggaaggctttctccgctatcctcctgcagtcctcgtcagtttgaccactggtctgcatgcggagggcgttggtgtacaagcccaaaaatcgggagaccgcagccctgattcggtcccaccccttccggcactcctccccgctgtgtggcctcccatccgggcaaaatgccttgtaggctgctgatattttagcccacaagttgacgatcctctgattgttcgaatggaggggatcattgcaaacactcacccaagccttggacagcgcgacgttctccacatccgtccacttcctctgtgctgggctgtcgtcatcagccggctgcgatgactcgccgaccacccttttgcccttccccttgcccttcttcttctttggtgcgccccgaccccgccctactccccccgtttgaacgggagtgtccgcatcctcgagatctatccccaactcctctaaggagaaagtatcacacccagtgaactacgtctccgatggggtcgatgtgtgcgaagaagcagtcaaaaaatcaagactggggcgatagacattgtcctccccggcgtcccctgcatcccgggCTGCATCTCCGGCTGCcacccccggcatcatctgcatcccggatgcccaccccggcatcatctgcatcccgggttgcatccccggtaccccttGGCTgccctgcatcccctgccatcccggcatactaccc contains:
- the LOC121795667 gene encoding fasciclin-like arabinogalactan protein 4 produces the protein MAISIFISNFTPITLLYFLLLPSPISSLNITLLLSSYPSFSAFNSLLSTTGIASDLTSRSSLTLLAVPNSLLHSPSAPNIADVLRYHVLLEYLSLPDIRRIPPAGKLVATLLQTTGRAAANSGSVKITVDSSASITFHSPASTATLLSPIKTLPYNISILSLNSLLIPADPDLAASETRAPLGLNITTTLINGHDFNVAAAMLAASGVISEFEADEGGAGITMFVPTDEAFADLPPSAKFQSLPADRKAAVLRFHVLHSYYPLGSLESIVNPVQPTLATEQNGAGSFTLNISRVNGSVGIDTGIVQASVTQTVFDQNPIAIFGVSRVLLPREFFGRDPIEIYKPSVGGAPPPDIAMSPENYDPANRLSAAVAGGGVGILWRFWGLWCTGIFLLSYQLN